One stretch of Pseudomonas sp. NC02 DNA includes these proteins:
- the lpxO gene encoding lipid A hydroxylase LpxO, translating to MKLIIVALYIASIAYVHLRGRVRHKLGRQLSDHSTFLAPVNCFLYLFSKLPSRPYLSPSDFPDLSPLQEHWQEIREEGQNLLRAGEIKRSDQYNDVGFNSFFKSGWKRFYLKWYGDSHPSAMKLCPRTTELVQSIGSIKAAMFAELPPGSKLVRHRDPYAGSYRYHLGLDTPNSPGCYINVDGENYYWRDGEPVMFDETFIHYAENTTEQNRIILFCDIERPMKYRWAAAFNRWFSRNVMAAAGSPNDAGDKTGGLNRAFTRLYKIRLRGKELKKRNRTRYYLEKWAIFAGLAAIFILI from the coding sequence TTGAAACTCATCATTGTTGCTCTCTACATTGCCTCTATTGCGTATGTCCACCTGCGTGGCCGGGTGCGCCACAAGCTGGGGCGCCAGCTCAGTGATCACTCGACCTTCCTGGCTCCGGTGAACTGCTTTCTCTACCTCTTTTCCAAACTGCCCAGCCGACCGTACCTGTCCCCCAGCGACTTTCCCGACCTGAGCCCGCTTCAGGAGCATTGGCAAGAGATCCGCGAGGAAGGCCAGAACCTGCTGCGCGCAGGCGAGATCAAGCGCTCCGACCAGTACAATGACGTGGGTTTCAATTCGTTCTTCAAGTCGGGCTGGAAGCGTTTCTATTTGAAGTGGTACGGCGACAGCCATCCTTCGGCGATGAAGCTGTGCCCGCGCACCACCGAGCTGGTGCAAAGCATCGGCTCGATCAAGGCCGCGATGTTTGCCGAGCTGCCACCGGGCTCAAAGCTGGTACGCCATCGTGACCCGTATGCCGGTTCCTACCGTTACCACCTGGGCCTGGACACGCCCAACTCCCCGGGCTGCTACATCAACGTGGACGGTGAAAACTACTACTGGCGCGACGGTGAACCGGTGATGTTTGACGAGACCTTCATCCACTACGCCGAAAACACCACCGAGCAGAACCGGATCATTCTGTTCTGCGATATCGAACGCCCGATGAAGTACCGCTGGGCGGCCGCGTTCAACCGTTGGTTCAGCCGCAATGTGATGGCCGCGGCCGGTTCGCCCAACGATGCCGGTGACAAGACCGGCGGCCTGAACCGTGCGTTTACCCGGCTGTACAAGATTCGCCTGCGGGGCAAGGAGTTGAAGAAACGCAACCGCACCCGTTACTACCTGGAAAAGTGGGCGATCTTTGCCGGCCTGGCCGCGATCTTCATCCTCATCTGA
- a CDS encoding LPS O-antigen chain length determinant protein WzzB, with protein sequence MNKTPRLHAHAASDEIDLFELCHGIWRQKKLVLGCTILAGVLGAGYAFLAPREYQVSSVLRPAAINELDALNRSEVYKLPPADALNKVGAQLDSYEARLGFFKSHEDLFKAFQKTGQSLEQSFEEFNRNSINLSLPDPKKSDSLSSYIKLELEYPADIDGVAILNGFVDYAIDSERAQVGADLKVIVNNRLNELKGKIDAARSNYETDKESKIAKLLEADRLKRAKLEDELGALRLQMKMERTDRLAELAEAISIAKSMGIKTPTTPSSMADASRSGSNQVMRTEVNNQKIPLYFLGTEALEAERAALQARTSDDFTNSRIAQIGKELQMLEVNREVEVLKNRGNEDIFLQDVEPLRAEVARLRGLNIDMSGLKLVTIDRRAQEPLSPIKPKKALVMILSLLAGLTVGILIALGRHLLARREAVPYSELDEYRLSLRTRKDDEPKS encoded by the coding sequence TTGAATAAAACTCCTCGGCTCCACGCTCATGCGGCATCGGACGAAATTGATCTGTTTGAACTGTGTCATGGTATCTGGCGGCAAAAGAAGTTGGTGCTGGGGTGTACGATTCTGGCGGGGGTGCTGGGGGCGGGCTACGCTTTTCTGGCCCCGCGGGAGTATCAGGTCAGCAGTGTGCTGCGCCCGGCTGCCATCAATGAGCTGGATGCTCTGAACCGCTCCGAAGTCTATAAGTTGCCGCCGGCCGACGCCCTGAACAAAGTGGGGGCGCAACTGGACTCATACGAAGCGCGCCTGGGGTTTTTCAAGTCCCATGAGGACCTGTTCAAGGCGTTCCAGAAAACCGGGCAAAGCCTCGAGCAGAGTTTTGAAGAATTCAATCGAAACTCCATCAACCTGAGCCTGCCCGATCCCAAGAAGTCCGACTCCCTGAGCAGCTATATCAAGCTTGAGCTGGAATACCCGGCAGACATCGACGGGGTAGCGATTCTCAACGGCTTTGTAGACTACGCAATTGATTCGGAACGTGCCCAGGTCGGTGCTGACCTTAAAGTGATCGTCAATAACCGCTTGAACGAACTCAAGGGCAAAATCGACGCGGCGCGCTCCAATTACGAAACCGACAAGGAATCGAAGATTGCCAAGCTGCTTGAAGCCGACAGGCTCAAACGGGCCAAGCTGGAGGACGAACTGGGTGCCCTGCGCTTACAGATGAAAATGGAGCGCACGGACCGGCTGGCAGAGCTGGCGGAGGCCATTTCCATCGCCAAGTCGATGGGCATCAAGACCCCGACCACTCCTTCGTCCATGGCAGATGCCTCGCGTAGCGGCTCGAATCAAGTAATGCGCACCGAGGTCAACAACCAGAAAATCCCGCTGTACTTCCTCGGTACAGAGGCGCTTGAGGCGGAACGTGCCGCGTTGCAGGCGCGTACGAGCGACGACTTTACCAACAGCCGCATTGCACAGATTGGCAAAGAGTTGCAGATGCTGGAGGTCAACCGTGAAGTGGAGGTGCTGAAAAATCGCGGGAATGAAGACATTTTCTTGCAGGATGTTGAACCGTTACGAGCGGAAGTCGCGCGTTTGCGAGGCCTGAATATCGACATGAGTGGCCTCAAGCTGGTAACCATTGACCGTCGTGCCCAAGAGCCGCTGAGCCCGATCAAGCCCAAGAAAGCCCTGGTTATGATACTGAGCCTGCTGGCAGGGTTGACCGTGGGTATACTGATTGCGCTGGGCCGCCATCTGCTGGCACGACGCGAAGCCGTACCCTACTCGGAGTTGGATGAATATCGGCTTTCTCTGCGTACACGCAAGGATGATGAACCGAAAAGCTGA
- a CDS encoding TIGR03067 domain-containing protein produces the protein MTRASNADFQALQGAWEQTALEDNGVLNPTDEHSAPGAITTISGDQFQVVTVDGEVLLAGSFTLDASTAPKSITWVDSMGEDAGKQLPASYRLEGDHFVFIAADEGMPRPTRFSTGPGQTMRTFVRKP, from the coding sequence ATGACACGTGCTTCAAATGCGGATTTCCAGGCGCTCCAGGGGGCATGGGAACAAACGGCGCTGGAAGACAATGGTGTGCTCAATCCCACGGATGAACACAGCGCGCCAGGCGCGATCACGACAATCTCGGGCGATCAATTCCAGGTGGTGACGGTCGACGGCGAGGTTTTACTGGCAGGCAGCTTCACGCTCGATGCCAGCACGGCACCCAAAAGCATTACCTGGGTTGACTCGATGGGAGAGGATGCCGGCAAACAGTTACCCGCGAGTTACCGGCTGGAAGGTGATCACTTCGTGTTTATTGCGGCAGATGAAGGCATGCCCCGCCCTACCCGCTTCAGTACCGGCCCAGGGCAAACCATGCGCACGTTCGTGCGCAAACCCTGA
- a CDS encoding MFS transporter, translating to MATRSDLRNTLSLDSLNFFLADVRDGLGPYLAIYLLAVHHWDPASIGVVMTLAGIAALLTQTPAGALIDRTRSKRAVIVIAALLVTASCLLLPFVSSFSLVALTQAASAAAASVFAPAISAISLGITGPRAFTRRTGRNETFNHAGNAVAALLAGGFAYLFGPVAVFYLMAVMAAASVIAVSCVSAQAIDHEVARGFDPAHGTGHEQPSGLAVLLANRPLMLFAICCALFHLANAAMLPLVSQKLSQINLQMATPLTSACIVAAQLVMVPVAWLVGVKADVWGRKPLLLAGFMILPLRGVLYTLSSDPYWLVAVQMLDGVGAGVFGALFPVIVKDLTQGTGRFNVSLGALSTAFGLGAALSSSLAGFVVQWAGYNAAFLTLAGVAAVALGLVWVAMPETRANPSVQRHTTPA from the coding sequence ATGGCCACTCGCTCTGACCTGCGCAACACCCTGTCCCTGGACAGCCTGAACTTCTTCCTGGCGGACGTGCGTGACGGACTGGGGCCGTACCTGGCGATTTATCTGCTGGCCGTGCACCACTGGGACCCCGCCAGCATCGGCGTGGTCATGACCCTGGCCGGCATCGCGGCCCTGCTCACCCAGACGCCGGCCGGCGCATTGATTGACCGAACCCGCAGCAAACGGGCAGTGATCGTGATCGCCGCGCTGCTGGTGACTGCCAGTTGCCTGCTCCTGCCCTTCGTCAGCTCCTTCAGCCTGGTGGCGCTGACCCAGGCGGCCAGTGCAGCGGCGGCCTCGGTGTTTGCGCCGGCCATCTCGGCGATTTCCCTCGGGATCACCGGGCCGCGCGCTTTTACCCGGCGCACCGGCCGCAATGAAACCTTCAACCACGCCGGCAACGCGGTGGCGGCCCTGCTCGCTGGTGGGTTCGCCTACCTGTTCGGCCCGGTGGCGGTGTTCTATCTGATGGCAGTCATGGCTGCGGCGAGTGTCATCGCGGTCAGCTGCGTGTCAGCCCAGGCAATCGACCACGAAGTCGCACGGGGTTTCGACCCTGCGCATGGCACCGGCCATGAACAACCGTCGGGGTTGGCCGTGCTTCTGGCGAACAGGCCCTTGATGCTGTTTGCCATCTGCTGCGCGCTGTTTCACCTGGCCAATGCGGCCATGCTGCCGCTGGTCAGCCAGAAGCTGTCGCAGATCAACCTGCAGATGGCCACGCCGCTGACCTCGGCCTGCATCGTCGCGGCCCAGTTGGTGATGGTGCCGGTGGCCTGGCTGGTGGGCGTGAAGGCCGACGTGTGGGGGCGCAAGCCGTTGCTGCTCGCCGGTTTCATGATCCTGCCGCTGCGGGGCGTGTTGTATACGCTGTCCAGTGATCCTTATTGGCTGGTGGCGGTGCAGATGCTTGACGGGGTCGGCGCCGGGGTGTTCGGCGCGCTGTTTCCGGTGATCGTCAAAGACCTCACCCAGGGCACCGGACGCTTCAATGTCAGCCTGGGCGCGCTGTCCACGGCATTCGGCCTCGGCGCGGCCTTGAGCAGCAGCCTGGCAGGTTTTGTCGTGCAGTGGGCGGGTTACAACGCCGCGTTCCTGACCCTGGCCGGCGTGGCGGCCGTCGCATTGGGGCTGGTGTGGGTGGCAATGCCGGAGACTCGGGCGAATCCATCCGTGCAGCGCCATACAACTCCCGCCTGA
- a CDS encoding ABC-F family ATPase encodes MISTANITMQFGAKPLFENVSVKFGAGNRYGLIGANGCGKSTFMKILGGDLDPSGGQVMLEPNVRLGKLRQDQFAYEEFTVLDTVIMGHEELWKVKAERDRIYSLPEMTEDDGMAVAELETDFAEMDGYTAESRAGELLLGLGIGIEQHNGPMSEVSPGWKLRVLLAQALFSDPEVLLLDEPTNHLDINTIRWLENILTQRNSLMIIISHDRHFLNSVCTHMADLDYGELRLFPGNYDEYMTVATQSREQLLSDNAKKKAQISELQSFVSRFSANASKAKQATSRAKAIDKIQLAEVKPSSRVSPFIRFDQTKKLHRQAVIVDRMAKGFDGKTLFKDFSFQVEAGERVAIIGPNGIGKTTLLRTLVNELTPDAGTVKWTDAAELGYYAQDHASDFEDESNLFDWMGRWTKEGEQVVRGTLGRMLFSNDEILKSVKVISGGEQGRMLFGKLILQKPNVLIMDEPTNHLDMESIEALNLALENYPGTLIFVSHDREFVSSLATRIIELSPSGVIDFSGTYDDYLRSQGVVF; translated from the coding sequence TTGATCTCCACAGCTAACATCACCATGCAGTTCGGCGCCAAGCCGCTATTTGAGAACGTTTCGGTCAAGTTCGGCGCAGGCAACCGTTATGGCCTGATCGGTGCCAACGGTTGCGGCAAGTCGACTTTCATGAAAATCCTCGGTGGCGACCTCGACCCGTCGGGCGGCCAGGTCATGCTGGAGCCGAACGTGCGCCTGGGTAAACTGCGCCAGGACCAGTTCGCCTACGAAGAATTCACCGTACTCGACACCGTGATCATGGGTCACGAAGAGCTGTGGAAGGTCAAGGCCGAGCGCGACCGTATCTACTCGCTGCCGGAAATGACCGAAGACGACGGCATGGCCGTGGCCGAGCTGGAAACCGACTTCGCCGAGATGGACGGCTACACCGCCGAATCCCGCGCCGGTGAGTTGCTGCTGGGCCTGGGTATCGGCATCGAGCAGCACAACGGCCCGATGAGTGAAGTGTCACCAGGCTGGAAGCTGCGTGTATTGCTGGCCCAGGCGCTGTTTTCCGATCCGGAAGTGTTGCTGCTCGACGAGCCAACCAACCACCTGGACATCAACACCATCCGCTGGCTGGAAAACATCCTGACCCAGCGTAACAGCCTGATGATCATCATCTCTCACGACCGTCACTTCCTGAACAGCGTCTGCACCCACATGGCCGACCTGGACTACGGCGAGCTGCGCCTGTTCCCGGGCAACTACGACGAATACATGACCGTGGCGACCCAGTCCCGCGAGCAGTTGCTGTCGGACAACGCCAAGAAGAAAGCGCAGATCTCCGAGCTGCAATCCTTCGTCAGCCGCTTCTCGGCCAACGCCTCGAAAGCCAAGCAGGCCACTTCCCGTGCCAAGGCGATCGACAAGATCCAGCTGGCCGAAGTCAAGCCATCGAGCCGCGTCAGCCCGTTCATCCGCTTCGACCAGACCAAGAAGCTCCACCGCCAGGCGGTCATCGTCGATCGCATGGCCAAGGGCTTTGACGGCAAGACGCTGTTCAAGGACTTCAGCTTCCAGGTTGAAGCCGGCGAGCGCGTGGCGATCATTGGCCCGAACGGTATCGGCAAGACCACCCTGCTGCGTACCCTGGTCAACGAACTGACCCCGGATGCCGGTACGGTCAAGTGGACCGACGCGGCTGAACTGGGCTATTACGCCCAGGACCATGCTTCAGACTTCGAAGACGAGTCCAACCTGTTCGACTGGATGGGCCGCTGGACCAAGGAAGGCGAGCAAGTGGTTCGCGGCACCCTGGGCCGCATGCTGTTCTCCAACGACGAGATCCTGAAGTCGGTGAAGGTGATTTCCGGTGGCGAGCAAGGTCGCATGCTGTTCGGCAAGCTGATCCTGCAAAAGCCGAACGTGCTGATCATGGACGAGCCGACCAACCACTTGGACATGGAGTCCATCGAGGCGCTGAACCTGGCGTTGGAGAACTACCCGGGCACGCTGATCTTTGTCAGCCATGACCGGGAGTTTGTGTCGTCCCTGGCCACCCGCATCATCGAGCTGAGCCCGAGTGGGGTGATCGACTTCAGCGGGACTTATGACGATTACCTGCGTAGTCAGGGTGTGGTTTTCTAA
- a CDS encoding MFS transporter, translating to MPATQPATPSSLSITLQIVSIVFYTFIAFICIGLPIAVIPGYVHGELGFSAVVAGITIGSQYLATLLSRPMAGRMSDNVGTKRAIVLGLSGILLSGVLTFIATLVQSLPLLSLGILIVGRLLLGVAQGLIGVGTISWCMGAVGAEHTARSISWNGIASYGAIAIGAPLGVVMVADYGYTSLGIALTALSALGLLLIRNKPSVPVVRGERLPFWAVFGRIAPFGASLCLASIGYGTLTTFITLYYLSRGWTGAAWCLTVFGVCFILSRLVFISAINRFGGFTAAIACMTIETLGLTLLWLAPSTGVALIGAGLTGFGLSLVYPALGVEAIKQVPNSSRGAGLSAYAVFFDLALAIAGPVMGAVALNLGYSWIFFCAALLSISGLGLTLLLKRRAY from the coding sequence ATGCCTGCCACACAGCCTGCCACCCCCAGCTCCTTGTCGATCACCCTGCAGATCGTTTCCATCGTTTTCTACACGTTTATCGCGTTTATCTGTATCGGCCTGCCGATTGCCGTCATCCCCGGCTATGTCCACGGTGAGCTGGGTTTCAGCGCGGTGGTCGCCGGGATAACCATCGGCTCGCAATACCTGGCCACGCTGCTCAGCCGCCCCATGGCGGGGCGCATGTCGGACAACGTGGGCACCAAGCGCGCTATCGTGCTGGGCCTGAGCGGGATTCTGCTGAGCGGGGTGCTGACGTTCATCGCCACGCTGGTGCAAAGCTTGCCGTTGCTGAGCCTCGGCATATTGATTGTCGGCCGGCTGTTACTCGGCGTCGCGCAGGGCCTGATCGGCGTCGGCACCATCAGTTGGTGCATGGGCGCGGTCGGTGCCGAACATACGGCACGATCGATCTCGTGGAACGGCATCGCCTCCTACGGCGCGATTGCCATTGGTGCACCGCTTGGGGTGGTGATGGTTGCCGACTACGGCTACACCAGCCTCGGAATCGCCCTCACGGCACTTTCCGCCCTGGGCCTGCTGCTGATTCGCAACAAACCTTCGGTGCCCGTGGTGCGCGGCGAGCGGCTGCCCTTCTGGGCGGTATTTGGGCGTATCGCGCCGTTCGGCGCCAGCCTGTGTCTGGCATCGATTGGCTACGGCACCCTCACCACGTTTATCACCCTCTACTACTTGAGCCGTGGCTGGACGGGCGCAGCCTGGTGCCTGACGGTATTTGGCGTGTGTTTCATCCTGTCACGGCTGGTGTTTATCTCTGCCATCAACCGCTTCGGCGGCTTCACCGCGGCGATTGCCTGCATGACCATCGAAACCCTGGGCCTGACGCTGCTGTGGCTGGCACCGTCCACCGGCGTGGCCTTGATAGGCGCCGGGCTGACCGGCTTTGGTCTGTCGCTGGTGTACCCGGCGCTGGGCGTGGAGGCGATCAAGCAGGTGCCCAACAGCAGCCGGGGCGCCGGGTTGAGTGCATATGCGGTGTTTTTTGACCTGGCGCTGGCCATTGCCGGGCCGGTGATGGGTGCGGTGGCGCTGAACCTGGGCTACTCGTGGATCTTCTTCTGCGCCGCCCTGCTTTCCATCAGCGGCCTGGGCCTGACGTTACTGCTCAAGCGCCGCGCTTACTGA
- a CDS encoding dienelactone hydrolase — MMRLCAVLVLSLLGGLISVQAAPAPHPHWSVGFHRMTFLDPLDLQPMKAVAFYPSTGLEHTTQVGAYHIAATEDSKIAIGRFPMLMLSHGNTGTPLALHDLATSLARKGFVVVAVLHPGDNYKDHSRLGTLSNLYGRPIQISEAITATLGDPMLSPFVNVDQVGVIGYSAGGETALILGGAKPDLDRLRRYCQQRPEDRDACTTKGELIVDRDDLQPQADPRIHALMLMAPLSLMFGRHTLADVHVPVLLYSGDGDKLVAVDKNAEALARKLPEPPDFKLLAGAGHFVFMAPCDESQLAAMPAMCTDADGVDRESIHRDLISEAGRFFNHTLGQSTRAGLQTADQ, encoded by the coding sequence ATGATGCGTCTTTGTGCAGTCTTGGTTCTCTCCCTGCTCGGCGGCCTGATTTCAGTGCAAGCCGCGCCCGCGCCGCACCCCCATTGGAGTGTGGGCTTCCACCGCATGACTTTTCTCGACCCGCTGGATCTGCAGCCGATGAAAGCCGTCGCGTTCTACCCGTCCACCGGCCTGGAACACACCACCCAGGTGGGCGCTTATCACATCGCCGCCACTGAAGACTCGAAAATCGCCATCGGCCGCTTTCCAATGCTGATGCTGTCCCACGGCAATACCGGCACGCCCCTGGCCCTGCACGACCTCGCCACCTCCCTGGCGCGCAAGGGGTTTGTGGTGGTGGCGGTGCTGCACCCTGGCGACAACTACAAGGATCACAGCCGGCTGGGCACCTTGAGCAACCTGTACGGGCGCCCGATCCAGATTTCCGAAGCGATCACCGCCACCCTCGGCGACCCGATGCTGTCGCCATTCGTCAACGTCGACCAGGTAGGCGTCATCGGTTATTCGGCCGGTGGCGAAACCGCGCTGATCCTCGGCGGCGCCAAGCCGGACCTCGACCGCCTGCGCCGCTACTGCCAGCAACGCCCGGAAGATCGCGACGCCTGCACCACCAAGGGCGAGTTGATCGTCGACCGCGACGACCTGCAACCGCAGGCCGACCCGCGTATCCATGCCTTGATGTTGATGGCGCCGTTGAGCCTGATGTTTGGCCGCCACACCCTGGCGGACGTGCATGTACCGGTGCTGCTCTACAGCGGCGACGGCGACAAGCTGGTGGCCGTGGACAAGAACGCCGAGGCCCTGGCGCGCAAACTGCCGGAGCCGCCGGACTTCAAGCTGCTGGCCGGGGCAGGGCACTTTGTGTTCATGGCGCCTTGCGACGAGAGCCAACTGGCCGCGATGCCCGCCATGTGCACCGATGCTGACGGGGTTGACCGTGAAAGCATCCACCGCGACCTGATTTCCGAGGCCGGGCGGTTCTTTAATCACACCCTCGGGCAATCCACCCGGGCGGGCTTGCAGACGGCTGATCAGTAA
- a CDS encoding FMN-dependent NADH-azoreductase codes for MKLLHIDSSILGDNSVSRQLSAGVVKTWQAAEPDVEVTYRDLASEGINHFSGVTLGALGTAAELRDAVQKHEAELSANTLAEFLAADAIVLAAPMYNFTIPTQLKAWIDRIAVAGQTFRYTENGPEGLAGGKKVIIVSTSGGLHVGQPTGVAHEDYLKVLLGFLGITDIEIVRAHGLGYGDEVRSKAISDANAVINEQLFAAA; via the coding sequence ATGAAACTGTTGCATATCGATTCCAGCATCCTCGGCGACAACTCGGTTTCCCGTCAGTTGAGCGCAGGTGTCGTCAAGACCTGGCAGGCGGCCGAGCCAGACGTTGAAGTGACCTACCGTGACCTGGCCAGCGAAGGCATCAACCACTTTTCCGGCGTGACCCTGGGTGCACTGGGCACCGCTGCCGAGCTGCGTGATGCCGTACAGAAACATGAAGCCGAGCTGAGCGCCAACACCCTCGCCGAATTCCTCGCGGCCGACGCCATCGTCCTGGCTGCGCCGATGTACAACTTCACCATCCCGACCCAACTCAAGGCCTGGATCGACCGTATCGCCGTCGCCGGCCAGACATTCCGCTACACCGAAAACGGTCCTGAAGGCCTGGCCGGTGGCAAGAAAGTCATCATCGTGTCGACCTCCGGCGGCCTGCACGTTGGCCAGCCTACCGGTGTGGCTCACGAAGACTACCTGAAAGTACTGCTGGGCTTCCTCGGCATCACCGACATCGAAATCGTCCGCGCTCACGGCCTGGGCTATGGCGATGAAGTGCGCAGCAAGGCGATCAGCGACGCCAACGCAGTGATCAACGAACAATTGTTTGCCGCAGCGTAA
- a CDS encoding LysR substrate-binding domain-containing protein — MQDLNDLYYFAKVVEAGGFAAAGRLLGIPKSRLSRRIAELEERLGARLLQRTTRQLTLTAVGERYLRHCQAMLLEAEMADEAVASMSSEPRGRLRVSSPVGLAHQFLQTVVAEFLTANPLVQLEMNLVNRRVDLVAEGIDVALRVRELGDEDPLLVTKRLRQAQTAIVASPDFVRERQIDTLEDLKQLPVLGALEADRMVHFRMLSPEGSSHDLVMEARLGIDDFLVRKACALAGLGFTVLPMMYCEEELANGQLVQLLPQWSLPGGWLQAVYPHRRGVLPAVRAWIDHLDNAFKGCGDRLL, encoded by the coding sequence ATGCAAGATCTGAATGACCTCTACTACTTCGCCAAGGTGGTGGAAGCCGGCGGTTTCGCCGCTGCCGGGCGACTGCTGGGGATTCCCAAGTCGCGGCTGTCGCGGCGCATTGCCGAGCTGGAAGAACGCCTCGGCGCCCGCTTGCTGCAACGTACCACCCGCCAACTGACCCTCACCGCCGTGGGTGAACGCTACCTGCGCCACTGCCAGGCAATGCTGCTGGAGGCGGAAATGGCCGATGAGGCAGTGGCCAGCATGTCCAGCGAACCCCGCGGTCGGCTGCGGGTCAGCAGCCCCGTGGGCCTGGCTCACCAATTCCTGCAGACCGTGGTGGCGGAGTTTCTCACCGCCAACCCGCTGGTGCAGTTGGAGATGAACCTGGTCAACCGCCGCGTCGACCTGGTGGCCGAAGGCATTGATGTGGCCTTGCGCGTGCGCGAGCTTGGGGATGAAGACCCGCTGCTGGTGACCAAACGCCTGCGCCAGGCCCAGACCGCGATTGTCGCCAGCCCCGACTTTGTGCGTGAGCGGCAGATCGACACCCTGGAAGACCTCAAGCAACTGCCGGTGCTGGGCGCCCTGGAAGCAGACCGCATGGTGCACTTCCGCATGCTCAGCCCGGAAGGCAGCAGCCACGACCTGGTGATGGAAGCACGGCTGGGGATCGATGATTTCCTGGTACGCAAGGCCTGCGCCCTCGCCGGCCTGGGGTTTACCGTGCTGCCGATGATGTATTGCGAGGAGGAATTGGCCAACGGCCAATTGGTGCAGCTCTTGCCGCAATGGTCATTGCCGGGTGGCTGGTTGCAGGCGGTGTACCCACATCGGCGCGGCGTGTTGCCGGCCGTGCGGGCCTGGATCGACCACCTAGATAACGCCTTCAAAGGTTGCGGAGACCGTTTGCTATGA
- a CDS encoding MmcQ/YjbR family DNA-binding protein: MRMTEEQVATFCLGLPGAREDYKWGGVRVFSIAGNKMFALQNLRGDSLAFKVDKELFLGHVDRPGIHPAPYLARAQWIIMETPYPLGAEELRGLLQRSHQLVVSKLPKRTQVGLLLEDRE, translated from the coding sequence ATGAGAATGACCGAAGAACAAGTCGCCACGTTTTGCCTGGGCTTGCCCGGCGCGCGGGAAGATTACAAATGGGGCGGCGTACGGGTGTTTTCGATTGCCGGCAACAAGATGTTTGCCTTGCAGAACCTGCGGGGCGACTCGCTGGCCTTCAAGGTCGACAAGGAGCTGTTCCTGGGCCATGTGGATCGCCCCGGCATCCACCCGGCGCCGTACCTGGCGCGGGCGCAGTGGATCATCATGGAAACGCCCTACCCGCTGGGCGCCGAGGAACTGCGTGGCCTGTTGCAGCGTTCCCACCAGTTGGTGGTGAGCAAGCTGCCCAAGCGCACGCAGGTCGGCTTGTTGCTAGAAGATCGAGAGTAG
- a CDS encoding DUF1294 domain-containing protein: MIIQHPRFKALVFALLCAAPLFGAALLGYRGVSLIPLVAYGVVSVVAFLLYWSDKRKAREDSWRTPENVLHAVELAGGWPGALIAQQVFRHKTRKVSYQVVFWLIVLLHQVFWIDQLFLGGTLLSIF; encoded by the coding sequence ATGATCATCCAGCATCCGCGCTTCAAGGCGTTGGTGTTTGCACTGTTGTGCGCCGCGCCGCTGTTTGGTGCGGCGCTGCTGGGGTACCGCGGGGTTTCGCTGATCCCGCTGGTGGCCTATGGCGTGGTCAGCGTGGTGGCGTTCCTGCTGTACTGGAGCGACAAGCGCAAGGCTCGCGAAGACAGCTGGCGCACCCCGGAAAACGTCCTGCACGCGGTGGAGCTGGCAGGCGGTTGGCCGGGGGCGTTGATTGCCCAGCAGGTGTTCCGCCACAAGACGCGCAAGGTGTCTTATCAGGTGGTGTTCTGGCTGATCGTGTTGCTGCACCAGGTGTTCTGGATTGATCAGCTGTTCCTGGGTGGCACGCTACTCTCGATCTTCTAG